In Mangrovivirga cuniculi, the following proteins share a genomic window:
- a CDS encoding phosphoribosyltransferase: MFEDRIDAALALYPSLHDRVTNDTLVVGIPNGGMVIAHVLSKALHTPLGFVLVKRIPHPVNKKYAVGAVNQSSVKLFAHHGISKKYLDTQCKIIERDLANSAEYYSLSIGNESFNNKDVIIVDDGIASGATALSAIEYIKKHDPKSITIAVPVGSPIGLNKIEGKVDHLISLLQPPEFRFVSTYYENFNTCSLSVIDNLIRHAKNTDHQKTIY, encoded by the coding sequence ATGTTCGAGGATAGAATTGACGCAGCCTTAGCTCTATACCCATCCTTGCATGACAGAGTAACAAATGACACTCTGGTTGTAGGTATTCCCAATGGAGGTATGGTAATAGCACATGTATTAAGCAAAGCGCTCCATACCCCGCTTGGTTTTGTCCTGGTAAAACGAATTCCACACCCTGTTAATAAAAAATACGCAGTCGGCGCAGTCAATCAATCGTCGGTCAAGCTTTTTGCTCATCATGGTATAAGTAAAAAATACCTTGATACTCAATGTAAGATAATTGAAAGAGATTTAGCAAATTCAGCGGAATATTATTCATTGTCAATTGGAAATGAATCATTCAATAACAAAGATGTTATTATTGTCGATGATGGAATAGCCTCTGGTGCTACTGCGCTTTCAGCTATTGAATATATAAAAAAACATGATCCGAAGAGTATAACTATAGCCGTACCAGTTGGTTCGCCTATTGGATTAAATAAAATTGAAGGCAAAGTTGATCACCTTATTTCATTATTGCAACCACCTGAGTTCAGGTTTGTATCAACTTACTATGAGAATTTTAATACATGTAGTTTATCAGTTATAGATAATCTGATCCGGCATGCGAAGAATACTGATCATCAGAAAACAATTTACTAA
- a CDS encoding zinc-binding dehydrogenase, producing MKKISWKVTPKAGSMNKLKIVTEEIGSLGENEIRISNKAIGLNFADIFAIFGLYSATPEGEFIPGLEFCGEIVDVGSNVSDYKIGDRVMGSSRFGSYTSLINIDQRYVLKLPESWSFEEGAGFIVQALTAYYALVELGNAQAGQNVLIHSAAGGVGIMANRIAKKIGLYTIGTVGSESKTDLLQKEGYDKYIVRDKKFGQKLEDSLDGRPLNIILECIGGRIFKEGYNRLAKQGRHVIYGSARYAHPGKSPNYLYLIWKYLTRPKIDPQKMIEENKSLMGFNLIWLYEQVDELMAMLKKIEAMNLEPPFVGHTFKFEELIDALEIFQSGKTTGKVVITID from the coding sequence ATGAAAAAAATATCATGGAAAGTAACTCCCAAAGCAGGGAGTATGAACAAATTAAAAATTGTAACTGAGGAAATAGGTTCATTGGGTGAGAATGAAATCAGAATTAGCAACAAAGCTATCGGTCTTAATTTTGCAGACATTTTTGCCATATTCGGACTTTATAGTGCAACCCCGGAAGGTGAATTTATACCAGGGCTTGAGTTTTGCGGTGAAATAGTAGATGTGGGCAGTAATGTATCTGATTATAAAATAGGTGACCGAGTGATGGGGTCCTCAAGGTTTGGTTCATATACTTCTTTGATAAATATAGATCAACGATATGTTTTAAAATTACCTGAAAGCTGGTCCTTTGAAGAAGGAGCCGGTTTTATAGTTCAAGCCTTAACTGCATATTATGCTTTGGTAGAACTTGGGAATGCCCAAGCAGGCCAGAATGTACTAATTCATTCAGCTGCGGGTGGCGTAGGGATTATGGCAAACAGAATTGCAAAAAAAATAGGGCTTTACACTATTGGTACTGTAGGGAGTGAATCTAAAACTGATCTTCTACAAAAAGAGGGATACGATAAATATATTGTACGGGATAAAAAATTCGGACAAAAGCTGGAAGATTCGTTAGACGGTCGTCCTTTGAATATTATACTTGAATGCATAGGTGGAAGGATCTTTAAGGAAGGTTATAACAGATTAGCAAAACAGGGGCGGCACGTCATATATGGATCGGCAAGGTATGCACACCCGGGGAAATCTCCGAACTATCTTTATCTGATCTGGAAATACCTGACAAGGCCAAAGATAGATCCACAGAAAATGATCGAAGAAAATAAATCGCTAATGGGGTTTAACCTGATCTGGTTATATGAGCAAGTCGATGAGCTCATGGCGATGCTTAAAAAGATCGAAGCAATGAATCTGGAGCCGCCTTTTGTTGGACACACATTTAAATTTGAAGAACTTATTGATGCACTGGAGATTTTTCAATCAGGAAAGACTACAGGAAAAGTGGTGATAACGATTGATTAA